The proteins below come from a single Oncorhynchus gorbuscha isolate QuinsamMale2020 ecotype Even-year linkage group LG12, OgorEven_v1.0, whole genome shotgun sequence genomic window:
- the LOC123990485 gene encoding proenkephalin-A-like, with the protein MKWPLWSLLLLLCRCTPGQSGCQGDCLACGLLLSNPQSQQQAFNTLVCLLKCDGHVSPALTWDLCQRAMLPHYPLPPDDDAVSKRAEEKLSLNHGPVDLESDGKMLYSAAMGLYQQDGADQEDEALVRRDSQYDSSPLGLTAEGDSLALGMESREEEEIRRRRSGQGEEGDSLALGMESREEEEEVRRRRSGQGEEGDEEDAVVQLTKRFGGFLKGRHSYRKLIGGPERKSLQKRLGGFIGIRKSARKWNNQKRVSQLLRQYLGMTGSRTPGRGVGRFTNPAQGLRRLPSRL; encoded by the exons ATGAAGTGGCCTCTGTggagcctgctgctgctgctgtgccgGTGTACCCCAGGACAGAGTGGCTGCCAGGGGGACTGCCTGGCCTGTGGCCTCCTACTATCCAACCCCCAGAGCCAGCAGCAAGCGTTCAatacactg GTGTGTCTGTTGAAGTGTGACGGTCACGTCTCCCCTGCCCTCACCTGGGATCTGTGTCAGCGAGCCATGCTACCGCACTACCCCCTCCCACCAGACGATGACGCTGTGTCTAAGAGAGCAGAGGAAAAACTGTCCTTAAACCATGGCCCCGTTGACCTGGAGTCAGATGGAAAAATGCTCTACTCTGCAGCCATGGGGCTCTACCAGCAGGATGGAGCGGACCAGGAAGACGAGGCCCTGGTGCGACGTGATTCCCAGTACGACTCCTCTCCGCTGGGCTTGACCGCAGAAGGAGACTCGCTGGCGCTGGGtatggagagcagggaggaggaggagatcaggaggagaaggagcggccagggggaggaaggagactcGCTGGCGCTGGGtatggagagcagggaggaggaggaggaggtcaggaggaggaggagcggccagggggaggaaggagacgaGGAGGATGCCGTGGTCCAGCTGACCAAGCGTTTCGGGGGCTTCCTGAAAGGTCGTCACAGTTACAGGAAGTTGATTGGCGGCCCGGAGAGGAAGTCGCTGCAGAAACGCCTCGGAGGGTTCATCGGGATCAGGAAGTCGGCCAGGAAGTGGAACAACCAGAAGAGGGTGAGCCAGCTCCTCCGGCAGTACCTGGGGATGACCGGCAGCAGAACCCCTGGTCGCGGTGTTGGGAGGTTCACTAACCCAGCCCAGGGCCTCAGGAGGCTACCCAGCCGGCTGTAG